A genomic segment from Janibacter sp. DB-40 encodes:
- the rpsK gene encoding 30S ribosomal protein S11: MPPKTRATKVRRKVKKNVSVGQAHIKSTFNNTIISITDPTGAVISWASAGQVGFKGSRKSTPYAAQMAAEAAARRAMEHGMKKVDVFVKGPGSGRETAIRSLTATGLEVGAIQDVTPSPHNGVRPPKRRRV; the protein is encoded by the coding sequence ATGCCCCCCAAGACCCGCGCCACCAAGGTGCGCCGCAAGGTCAAGAAGAATGTGTCCGTGGGCCAGGCCCACATCAAGAGCACGTTCAACAACACCATCATCTCGATCACCGACCCCACCGGTGCCGTGATCTCCTGGGCCTCCGCGGGCCAGGTCGGCTTCAAGGGATCGCGCAAGTCGACCCCGTACGCCGCCCAGATGGCCGCCGAGGCCGCGGCCCGCCGCGCCATGGAGCACGGCATGAAGAAGGTCGACGTCTTCGTCAAGGGCCCCGGTTCCGGTCGTGAGACCGCGATCCGCTCCCTGACCGCCACCGGCCTCGAGGTCGGCGCGATCCAGGACGTCACGCCCAGCCCGCACAACGGTGTCCGCCCGCCCAAGCGCCGTCGCGTCTGA
- the rpsD gene encoding 30S ribosomal protein S4, with the protein MARYTGPITKKSRRLKLDLVGGDKNFELRPFPPGQHGRRRIQEKEYLTQLQEKQKARFTYGVMEKQFLRYYKEAANRPGQTGHNLLTILETRLDNVIYRAGLARTRRQARQLVTHGHFEVNGKRTNVPSQRVEQYDIITVRKQSVEAFPIQLARETFGERPVPAWLHVIPGSLKILVHQKPTREQIDTPLTEQLIVELYSKN; encoded by the coding sequence ATGGCTCGTTACACCGGCCCCATCACCAAGAAGTCCCGTCGGCTCAAGCTCGACCTCGTCGGCGGCGACAAGAACTTCGAGCTCCGTCCCTTCCCGCCCGGCCAGCACGGCCGTCGGCGGATCCAGGAGAAGGAGTACCTCACCCAGCTGCAGGAGAAGCAGAAGGCCCGCTTCACCTACGGCGTCATGGAGAAGCAGTTCCTCCGGTACTACAAGGAGGCGGCCAACCGCCCCGGGCAGACCGGTCACAACCTGCTGACGATCCTCGAGACCCGTCTCGACAACGTCATCTACCGCGCCGGGCTCGCCCGCACGCGTCGTCAGGCCCGCCAGCTGGTCACGCACGGCCACTTCGAGGTCAACGGCAAGCGCACCAACGTGCCCAGCCAGCGCGTCGAGCAGTACGACATCATCACCGTCCGCAAGCAGTCGGTCGAGGCCTTCCCGATCCAGCTCGCCCGCGAGACCTTCGGTGAGCGCCCGGTCCCGGCGTGGCTGCACGTCATCCCGGGCAGCCTGAAGATCCTGGTGCACCAGAAGCCGACCCGCGAGCAGATCGACACGCCGCTCACCGAGCAGCTGATCGTCGAGCTGTACTCCAAGAACTGA
- a CDS encoding DNA-directed RNA polymerase subunit alpha has protein sequence MLIAQRPNLSEEVLADNRSRFVIEPLEPGFGYTIGNSLRRTLLSSIPGASLTSIRIDGVLHEFSTVPGVKEDVTEIILNIKSLVVSSENDEPVVMYLRKSGAGAVTAADINPPAGVEVHNPDLHIATLNDKGSLEMELTVERGRGYVSAQQNKSADQEIGRIPVDSIYSPVLAVTYKVEATRVEQRTDFDKLVVDVETKNSMAPRDALASAGKTLVELFGLARELNVEAEGIDMGPSPTDAAIAADMALPIEDLDLTVRSYNCLKREGIHTVGELVGRSEADLLDIRNFGAKSIDEVKAKLHEMGLTLKDSPPGFDPTAVPGYNDEYDEPGDEDASFAEDEQL, from the coding sequence GTGCTCATCGCACAGCGCCCGAACCTCAGCGAAGAGGTCCTCGCCGACAACCGTTCGCGGTTCGTCATCGAGCCCCTCGAGCCCGGCTTCGGCTACACCATCGGCAACTCCCTGCGTCGCACCCTGCTCTCGAGCATCCCGGGTGCCTCGCTGACCTCGATCCGGATCGACGGCGTGCTCCACGAGTTCTCCACCGTCCCCGGGGTCAAGGAGGACGTCACCGAGATCATCCTCAACATCAAGTCCCTCGTCGTCTCCAGCGAGAACGACGAGCCGGTCGTGATGTACCTGCGCAAGTCGGGTGCCGGCGCGGTCACCGCCGCAGACATCAACCCGCCGGCCGGTGTCGAGGTCCACAACCCGGACCTGCACATCGCCACGCTCAACGACAAGGGCTCCCTCGAGATGGAGCTGACCGTCGAGCGCGGTCGCGGGTACGTCTCCGCCCAGCAGAACAAGTCCGCTGACCAGGAGATCGGTCGCATCCCGGTCGACTCCATCTACTCGCCGGTGCTCGCCGTGACCTACAAGGTCGAGGCGACCCGTGTCGAGCAGCGCACCGACTTCGACAAGCTGGTCGTCGACGTCGAGACGAAGAACTCGATGGCCCCCAGGGACGCACTGGCCTCCGCCGGCAAGACCCTCGTCGAGCTCTTCGGCCTGGCCCGTGAGCTCAACGTCGAGGCCGAGGGCATCGACATGGGCCCGTCGCCGACCGACGCCGCGATCGCCGCCGACATGGCGCTGCCGATCGAGGACCTGGACCTGACGGTCCGCTCCTACAACTGCCTCAAGCGCGAGGGCATCCACACCGTGGGTGAGCTCGTCGGTCGCAGCGAGGCGGACCTGCTCGACATCCGTAACTTCGGTGCCAAGTCGATCGACGAGGTCAAGGCGAAGCTGCACGAGATGGGGCTGACGCTCAAGGACAGCCCTCCCGGGTTCGACCCGACGGCCGTCCCCGGCTACAACGACGAGTACGACGAGCCCGGTGACGAGGACGCCTCGTTCGCCGAGGACGAGCAGCTCTGA
- the rplQ gene encoding 50S ribosomal protein L17: MPTPTKGPRIGGGPAHERLILANLATSLFEFDQITTTQAKAKRLRPLAERLITFAKRGDLAARRKVMTVVKDKGVVHRLFVEIAPDVADRPGGYTRITKIAPRKGDNAPMCVIELVREPVNAKPKRAVVAEAEGATKRSAKDEEAAAAEAPAEEATTEETTTEATEAPAEETAEAPEAESEDKA; this comes from the coding sequence ATGCCCACCCCGACCAAGGGTCCCCGTATCGGGGGCGGCCCGGCCCACGAGCGCCTCATCCTGGCGAACCTGGCCACGTCGCTCTTCGAGTTCGACCAGATCACGACGACGCAGGCCAAGGCCAAGCGGCTGCGTCCGCTCGCCGAGCGCCTGATCACCTTCGCCAAGCGTGGCGACCTCGCCGCGCGCCGCAAGGTGATGACCGTCGTCAAGGACAAGGGCGTCGTCCACCGCCTCTTCGTCGAGATCGCGCCCGACGTGGCCGACCGGCCCGGCGGCTACACCCGCATCACCAAGATCGCCCCGCGCAAGGGCGACAACGCCCCGATGTGCGTCATCGAGCTCGTCCGCGAGCCGGTCAACGCCAAGCCGAAGCGCGCCGTCGTCGCCGAGGCGGAGGGTGCCACCAAGCGCTCCGCCAAGGACGAGGAGGCCGCCGCGGCCGAGGCCCCCGCCGAGGAGGCCACGACCGAGGAGACCACCACGGAGGCCACCGAGGCTCCGGCCGAGGAGACCGCCGAGGCCCCCGAGGCGGAGTCCGAGGACAAGGCCTGA
- the truA gene encoding tRNA pseudouridine(38-40) synthase TruA, translating to MRLRLDLAYDGTDFHGWAAQPGLRTVEGELTAGLTRIMRPPEPVRVTVAGRTDAGVHALGQVVHLDVDPSDLERVRGHSDRPLLSTLVTRLRGVLPGDVVVHSAVEAPEGFDARFSATSRRYRYVVCDDPTRLDPLRRREVVPLRTPLDVAAMNAASTRLLGLRNFAAFCKKREGASTTRTLLRYDWQRREDGMLEATVLADAFCHSMVRALIGALVPVGTGEEGPLWPEQVLTHGVRDPRVKVMPAHGLTLVEVAYPPASQLAERAHQARARREE from the coding sequence ATGCGGCTGCGACTCGACCTCGCCTACGACGGCACCGACTTCCACGGCTGGGCGGCGCAGCCGGGGCTGCGTACGGTCGAGGGGGAGCTGACGGCCGGTCTGACGAGGATCATGCGCCCGCCGGAGCCGGTGCGGGTCACGGTGGCGGGGCGCACCGACGCCGGCGTGCACGCCCTGGGGCAGGTCGTCCACCTCGACGTCGACCCGAGCGACCTCGAGCGGGTCCGCGGGCACTCCGACCGGCCGCTGCTGTCGACCCTCGTCACGCGACTGCGTGGCGTCCTGCCCGGTGACGTCGTCGTCCACTCCGCGGTCGAGGCGCCCGAGGGCTTCGACGCGCGCTTCTCCGCCACGAGCCGGCGCTACCGCTACGTCGTCTGCGACGACCCGACGCGGCTGGACCCCCTTCGTCGCCGCGAGGTGGTCCCGCTGCGCACGCCGCTGGACGTGGCGGCGATGAACGCCGCCAGCACGCGTCTGCTGGGTCTGCGCAACTTCGCGGCGTTCTGCAAGAAGCGCGAGGGCGCGAGCACCACCCGCACACTGCTGCGCTACGACTGGCAGCGGCGCGAGGACGGCATGCTCGAGGCGACGGTCCTCGCGGACGCCTTCTGCCACTCGATGGTGCGGGCGCTGATCGGGGCGCTCGTGCCGGTCGGGACGGGGGAGGAGGGCCCGCTGTGGCCCGAGCAGGTCCTCACCCACGGGGTGCGCGACCCGCGGGTGAAGGTCATGCCCGCGCACGGCCTGACGCTCGTCGAGGTGGCCTACCCGCCGGCGTCGCAGCTCGCCGAGCGTGCGCACCAGGCCCGGGCCCGCCGCGAGGAGTGA
- the lepB gene encoding signal peptidase I: MSPRRERRELPLGLGVLVRLLIAVAVLALVTHTLVRPFVVPSGSMEPTIMTGDRVTTRIVGVEGDDLDRGDVIAFAHGRTWADTRLREPDPLKDAARTVGDVLGVGPSHRAHTLKRIVGLPGETVSCCDEQGRVLVDEEPIDEPYVEHEIPFAPGERDCTGGASRSGRCLPEITVPDGAYLVMGDNRASSADSVSACRGQTAEQDCTPRFVRAEQVVGTLWLRWWPLPPGDALRD; this comes from the coding sequence GTGAGTCCCCGACGCGAGCGCCGCGAGCTGCCCCTGGGCCTCGGCGTCCTCGTGCGGCTCCTCATCGCCGTCGCCGTCCTCGCGCTGGTCACGCACACCCTGGTGCGTCCCTTCGTCGTCCCGTCCGGGTCGATGGAGCCGACGATCATGACCGGCGACCGGGTGACCACGCGGATCGTCGGCGTCGAGGGGGACGACCTGGACCGCGGTGACGTCATCGCCTTCGCCCACGGGCGGACCTGGGCGGACACGCGCCTCCGGGAGCCGGACCCGCTCAAGGACGCCGCGCGCACCGTCGGCGACGTCCTCGGTGTCGGACCGAGCCATCGCGCGCACACCCTCAAGCGCATCGTGGGGCTCCCCGGCGAGACCGTCTCGTGCTGCGACGAGCAGGGGCGGGTGCTCGTGGACGAAGAGCCCATCGACGAGCCGTACGTCGAGCACGAGATCCCCTTCGCGCCGGGCGAGCGGGACTGCACCGGCGGGGCTTCGCGCTCGGGCCGGTGCCTGCCCGAGATCACCGTGCCCGACGGCGCCTACCTCGTCATGGGCGACAACCGGGCCAGCAGCGCCGACTCCGTCTCCGCCTGCCGCGGGCAGACCGCGGAGCAGGACTGCACCCCCCGCTTCGTCCGTGCGGAGCAGGTGGTCGGCACCCTGTGGCTGCGGTGGTGGCCGTTGCCCCCGGGTGACGCCCTGCGCGACTGA
- a CDS encoding helix-turn-helix domain-containing protein, whose amino-acid sequence MADRDGSGASASPTPDAWRLLAHPLRSRILAHLRLHGGATAADLARALGSNTGATSYHSRVLADAGLLVDTGLGDGRSRVWAVAEDEDEEGVDTSVAVSTISDADDLADALWLAHDHVDHHAHRLHGWIDAQVSWPMVWQEECGLDEREVLVDETQLAALRAELGAVLDRYRRRGAGTPGARRVTAVVGLTPLPRRT is encoded by the coding sequence ATGGCTGATCGTGACGGTTCGGGCGCCTCCGCCTCCCCGACGCCGGACGCGTGGCGGCTGCTGGCCCACCCCCTTCGCTCCCGCATCCTCGCGCATCTGCGTCTGCACGGCGGGGCGACCGCCGCGGACCTCGCCCGCGCGCTGGGCAGCAACACCGGCGCGACGAGCTACCACTCACGCGTGCTCGCGGACGCCGGCCTGCTCGTCGACACCGGCCTGGGCGACGGTCGCTCACGGGTGTGGGCCGTCGCTGAGGACGAGGACGAGGAGGGTGTCGACACCTCGGTCGCCGTGAGCACCATCTCCGACGCGGACGATCTCGCCGACGCCCTCTGGCTCGCCCACGACCACGTCGACCACCACGCCCACCGTCTCCACGGCTGGATCGACGCGCAGGTCTCCTGGCCCATGGTCTGGCAGGAGGAGTGCGGCCTCGACGAGCGCGAGGTCCTCGTGGACGAGACCCAGCTGGCGGCGCTGCGTGCGGAGCTCGGCGCCGTCCTGGACCGTTACCGGCGCCGCGGCGCCGGCACCCCCGGCGCCCGGCGGGTCACGGCCGTGGTCGGCCTGACGCCGCTGCCCCGCCGGACCTGA
- the rplM gene encoding 50S ribosomal protein L13, with product MRTYSPKGGEITRQWHIIDATDVVLGRLASQTATLLRGKHKTTFAPHMDMGDFVIIINADKIALTGAKAEQKRAYRHSGHPGGLSSMNYTEMLEKHPTRAVEKAVRGMLPRNSLGREQLGKLKVYAGAEHPHAAQQPTPYTISQVAQ from the coding sequence ATGCGCACGTACTCCCCCAAGGGTGGTGAGATCACCCGTCAGTGGCACATCATCGACGCCACCGACGTCGTGCTCGGCCGCCTCGCGAGCCAGACCGCCACGCTGCTGCGCGGCAAGCACAAGACGACCTTCGCCCCCCACATGGACATGGGCGACTTCGTCATCATCATCAACGCGGACAAGATCGCGCTGACCGGCGCGAAGGCCGAGCAGAAGCGCGCCTACCGCCACTCGGGCCACCCGGGCGGTCTGTCCTCGATGAACTACACCGAGATGCTGGAGAAGCACCCGACCCGTGCGGTCGAGAAGGCCGTCCGCGGCATGCTCCCCCGCAACAGCCTGGGCCGTGAGCAGCTGGGCAAGCTCAAGGTGTACGCCGGTGCCGAGCACCCGCACGCCGCCCAGCAGCCGACCCCCTACACGATCTCGCAGGTCGCGCAGTAA
- the rpsI gene encoding 30S ribosomal protein S9 — MADTTDNTNPEVLEGDEPELSSYTSESEGPVGTAEPVARPSASAPGAGTGRRKQAIARVRIVPGTGEWKVNGRPLEEYFPNKVHQQIVNEPLVALELDGAYDVLVRVHGGGPSGQAGAVRLGVARSLNGVDPELNRPTLKKAGYLTRDARVPERKKAGLKKARKAPQYSKR; from the coding sequence GTGGCTGACACCACCGACAACACAAACCCAGAGGTGCTCGAGGGCGACGAGCCCGAGCTGAGCTCCTACACCTCCGAGTCCGAGGGCCCGGTCGGCACCGCCGAGCCCGTCGCCCGCCCCTCGGCCTCCGCGCCCGGCGCCGGCACCGGACGCCGCAAGCAGGCCATCGCCCGCGTGCGGATCGTCCCCGGCACCGGTGAGTGGAAGGTCAACGGGCGTCCGCTCGAGGAGTACTTCCCGAACAAGGTCCACCAGCAGATCGTCAACGAGCCGCTCGTCGCGCTCGAGCTCGACGGTGCCTACGACGTGCTCGTGCGCGTCCACGGCGGTGGCCCCTCCGGCCAGGCCGGTGCCGTGCGTCTCGGTGTCGCGCGTTCGCTCAACGGGGTCGACCCTGAGCTGAACCGCCCGACCCTGAAGAAGGCCGGTTACCTCACCCGGGACGCCCGCGTCCCGGAGCGCAAGAAGGCCGGTCTCAAGAAGGCCCGCAAGGCGCCGCAGTACAGCAAGCGCTGA
- a CDS encoding glutamate--cysteine ligase, with the protein MIEFTPSDGPTLGVEWEIALLDKETLDLVPLAEDVVESLIADGGVTPRVHRELLTNTVELVTDVCQSVPEAVADLTASLDRLRGVTDELGLELLSAGTHPFARWESQQVSEGERYATLIDRTRWWGRQMLIYGLHTHIGVTHRDKVLPLLAGMLTYAPHLQALSASSPWWGGVPTDYASNRALLFQQLPTAGLPFQFEHWHEYEGYIDDLLVTGVIDELKEVRWDLRPAPHLGTLEVRVCDGVPTLTEIAALTALTQCLLVHLDDRLTDGGTVPSLQPWHVQENKWRTARYGMDAIIILDSRNRERLVTDELHDLLERLTPVARRLGCEAELADVEHIMRVGASYQRQLAVAAEHGGDLVEVTRSLVAEMRAGRPLPISADSG; encoded by the coding sequence ATGATCGAGTTCACGCCATCCGATGGCCCCACGCTCGGCGTCGAGTGGGAGATCGCGCTGCTCGACAAGGAGACGCTCGACCTCGTGCCGCTGGCCGAGGACGTCGTGGAGTCGCTCATCGCCGACGGCGGGGTCACCCCACGCGTGCACCGTGAGCTGCTCACCAACACCGTCGAGCTGGTCACCGACGTCTGCCAGAGCGTCCCCGAGGCCGTCGCCGACCTCACGGCGAGCCTGGATCGTCTCCGCGGCGTCACCGACGAGCTCGGGCTGGAGCTGCTGTCGGCCGGCACGCACCCCTTCGCCCGCTGGGAGAGCCAGCAGGTCAGCGAGGGAGAGCGTTACGCCACCCTCATCGACCGGACCCGTTGGTGGGGGCGGCAGATGCTCATCTACGGCCTGCACACCCACATCGGCGTCACCCACCGGGACAAGGTGCTGCCCCTGCTCGCCGGCATGCTCACCTATGCCCCGCACCTGCAGGCGCTGTCGGCCTCCTCCCCCTGGTGGGGTGGCGTGCCGACGGACTACGCGAGCAACCGGGCGCTGCTCTTCCAGCAGCTGCCGACGGCCGGACTGCCCTTCCAGTTCGAGCACTGGCACGAGTACGAGGGCTACATCGACGACCTGCTGGTCACCGGTGTCATCGACGAGCTGAAGGAGGTGCGCTGGGACCTGCGACCGGCCCCGCACCTGGGCACGCTCGAGGTCCGGGTGTGCGACGGCGTCCCCACGCTCACCGAGATCGCCGCGCTGACCGCCCTGACGCAGTGCCTGCTCGTCCACCTGGACGACCGGCTCACCGACGGCGGAACGGTCCCCTCCCTCCAGCCGTGGCACGTGCAGGAGAACAAGTGGCGCACCGCCCGCTACGGCATGGACGCGATCATCATCCTCGACTCCCGCAACCGGGAGCGGCTCGTCACCGACGAGCTGCACGACCTCCTCGAGCGCCTCACACCGGTCGCCCGCCGCCTGGGCTGCGAGGCAGAGCTCGCCGACGTGGAGCACATCATGCGCGTCGGCGCGAGCTACCAGCGTCAGCTCGCCGTGGCGGCCGAGCACGGGGGCGACCTCGTGGAGGTGACCCGCTCGCTCGTCGCCGAGATGCGCGCGGGGCGTCCGCTGCCGATCTCCGCGGACTCCGGCTGA
- the glmM gene encoding phosphoglucosamine mutase, with the protein MPRLFGTDGVRGLANGETITADFALRLAQAAARVLRDPEGTEGRRPVAVVGRDPRASGEFLSAAVVAGLASSGIDVLDAGVVPTPALAFLTSEVHADFGVMLSASHNAMPDNGIKFFAVGGHKLPDAVEDAIQAAMDDEPDRPTGIDVGRVTFMEDAGARYVRHLLDAVEPNLRGLTIVLDAAHGAASLVSPEVFRLAGAEVHAIGARPDGLNINDGCGSTHLESLQAAVVEHGAHLGIAHDGDADRCLAVDASGEPIDGDQIMAILAIALKEKGELAENTLVATVMSNLGLMRAMESAGIEVKQTGVGDRYVLEEMRRGGYSLGGEQSGHVIMLEHATTGDGVLTGLMLAARVAETGRSLAQLAGAMTRMPQVLINVKDVDKDRVDGDEGVRSAIADEESSLGLEGRVLLRKSGTEPVVRVMVEAATEERARTTADRLSGVVKERLAL; encoded by the coding sequence ATGCCCCGACTCTTCGGCACCGACGGTGTGCGCGGTCTCGCCAACGGCGAGACCATCACGGCCGACTTCGCGCTCCGACTCGCCCAGGCCGCCGCCCGCGTCCTCCGCGACCCGGAGGGTACGGAGGGCCGGCGCCCCGTCGCCGTCGTCGGGCGGGACCCGCGGGCCTCGGGGGAGTTCCTCTCCGCGGCCGTCGTGGCGGGACTGGCCAGCAGCGGCATCGACGTCCTCGACGCAGGCGTCGTGCCGACGCCGGCGCTGGCCTTCCTCACCTCCGAGGTGCACGCGGACTTCGGGGTCATGCTCTCGGCCTCCCACAACGCGATGCCCGACAACGGCATCAAGTTCTTCGCGGTCGGTGGCCACAAGCTCCCCGACGCGGTCGAGGACGCCATCCAGGCGGCCATGGACGACGAGCCGGACCGCCCGACGGGCATCGACGTGGGGCGGGTCACCTTCATGGAGGACGCCGGTGCCCGCTACGTGCGCCACCTGCTGGACGCCGTCGAGCCGAACCTCAGGGGTCTGACGATCGTCCTCGACGCCGCGCACGGTGCCGCGAGCCTGGTGTCGCCCGAGGTCTTCCGGCTGGCCGGGGCCGAGGTGCACGCGATCGGCGCCCGCCCCGACGGGCTCAACATCAACGACGGCTGCGGCTCCACGCACCTCGAGAGCCTGCAGGCCGCCGTCGTCGAGCACGGCGCGCACTTGGGCATCGCCCACGACGGCGACGCCGACCGGTGCCTGGCCGTCGACGCGAGCGGGGAGCCGATCGACGGGGACCAGATCATGGCGATCCTCGCGATCGCACTCAAGGAGAAGGGCGAGCTCGCCGAGAACACCCTGGTCGCGACCGTCATGAGCAACCTCGGGCTGATGCGGGCCATGGAGTCCGCCGGCATCGAGGTCAAGCAGACCGGGGTGGGGGACCGGTACGTCCTCGAGGAGATGCGTCGGGGTGGCTACTCCCTCGGCGGCGAGCAGTCCGGTCACGTCATCATGCTCGAGCACGCGACCACGGGCGACGGCGTCCTCACCGGTCTGATGCTCGCGGCGCGGGTCGCCGAGACCGGTCGGTCGCTCGCGCAGCTGGCGGGTGCCATGACCCGGATGCCGCAGGTGCTGATCAACGTCAAGGACGTCGACAAGGACCGCGTGGACGGCGACGAGGGCGTGCGCTCGGCCATCGCCGACGAGGAGTCCTCCCTGGGCCTCGAGGGGCGGGTCCTGCTGCGCAAGTCCGGCACCGAACCGGTCGTGCGGGTCATGGTCGAGGCCGCGACCGAGGAGCGCGCCCGGACCACGGCCGACCGCCTCTCCGGGGTGGTCAAGGAGCGTCTGGCCCTCTGA
- a CDS encoding nuclear transport factor 2 family protein — protein sequence MSGADTVRRYYERVDAGDVEGALDCFTDDAVYHRPGYAPMVGRESLAAFYGGERVIADGRHVLDALLVDGDQVAVRGRFEGTLKDGSAARVGFCDFFVLDGQGRALTRHSYFDVPAV from the coding sequence GTGAGCGGGGCGGACACGGTGCGTCGGTACTACGAGCGCGTGGACGCCGGGGACGTCGAGGGGGCGCTCGACTGCTTCACCGACGACGCCGTCTACCACCGGCCCGGCTACGCCCCGATGGTCGGGCGGGAGTCACTCGCCGCCTTCTACGGGGGCGAGCGCGTCATCGCCGACGGGCGGCACGTGCTCGATGCGCTGCTCGTCGACGGCGACCAGGTCGCGGTGCGTGGCCGCTTCGAGGGCACGCTCAAGGACGGCAGCGCCGCGCGCGTCGGATTCTGTGACTTCTTCGTCCTCGACGGGCAGGGCCGCGCGCTCACCCGGCACTCCTACTTCGACGTGCCGGCGGTCTGA
- a CDS encoding Glu/Leu/Phe/Val dehydrogenase dimerization domain-containing protein yields the protein MTTVTTPTPMSDSIAEPWASEQTITCRDERTGLRAIIAIDDTTLGPGFGGVRYRAYPSTTAAAREAQRLAAAMTLKHALAELPYGGAKSVVMLDGRTPLAPGSPERGALFARFGEMIARTAGTYIPGVDMGTLLEDMQTIRDEGGARAFCDEVSPSPFTARGVHAAMRAAAVHHHGVGGLAGTEVVVQGVGSVGAEVARLAHADGARVTVADVDTVRAEALAAELGGRTVDARQAPFHPADVFSPCAVARVVTRENIGRIPARIIAGAANDTLDEPGCAEALREAGITFVPDFVANAGGVVQVHGGVSGWSDAQTLAAVDRIGDRVTELLTTAEAQGITPLAAALQRASAALGREILT from the coding sequence ATGACCACCGTCACGACCCCCACCCCGATGTCGGACTCCATCGCCGAACCCTGGGCGAGCGAGCAGACCATCACCTGCCGCGACGAGCGCACCGGCCTCCGGGCGATCATCGCGATCGACGACACGACACTCGGCCCCGGCTTCGGCGGGGTGCGCTACCGCGCCTACCCCTCCACCACCGCCGCCGCGCGCGAGGCGCAGCGCCTCGCCGCCGCCATGACCCTCAAGCACGCCCTGGCCGAGCTGCCCTACGGCGGGGCGAAGTCCGTCGTGATGCTCGACGGCAGGACCCCCCTCGCCCCCGGATCGCCGGAACGCGGCGCGCTCTTCGCCCGCTTCGGGGAGATGATCGCCCGCACCGCCGGCACGTACATCCCGGGCGTCGACATGGGCACGCTCCTGGAGGACATGCAGACCATCCGTGACGAGGGCGGCGCACGTGCCTTCTGTGACGAGGTGAGCCCCTCCCCCTTCACCGCCCGGGGCGTCCATGCCGCCATGCGGGCCGCGGCGGTCCACCACCACGGCGTAGGGGGCCTGGCCGGGACGGAGGTCGTCGTCCAGGGCGTCGGCAGCGTCGGCGCCGAGGTCGCCCGCCTCGCCCACGCGGACGGCGCCAGGGTGACCGTGGCCGATGTCGACACCGTCCGCGCCGAGGCGCTGGCCGCCGAGCTGGGCGGTCGCACCGTCGACGCCCGGCAGGCCCCCTTCCACCCCGCCGACGTGTTCTCCCCGTGCGCCGTCGCGCGCGTGGTCACCCGCGAGAACATCGGCCGCATCCCCGCCCGGATCATCGCCGGGGCGGCCAACGACACCCTCGACGAGCCGGGCTGCGCCGAGGCGCTGCGCGAGGCGGGGATCACCTTCGTCCCCGACTTCGTCGCCAATGCCGGCGGGGTGGTGCAGGTCCACGGCGGCGTCTCCGGCTGGAGCGACGCGCAGACCCTGGCCGCGGTCGACCGGATCGGCGATCGCGTCACCGAGCTGCTCACGACGGCGGAGGCACAGGGGATCACGCCCCTGGCTGCCGCACTGCAGCGGGCCTCCGCTGCCCTGGGCCGGGAGATCCTCACGTGA
- a CDS encoding carbonic anhydrase, giving the protein MPATPSAPEDFADLLAANKTFSERFELSGFDGIAHAGVAIVTCMDSRIDPLGMLGLEPGDAKIFRNPGGRVTSAALEALVLGVHLLKVERILVIPHTRCAMGSATEDEFRAKVGASAGQDASWQGFHVVHDQVDALRQDVAAVRTHPLIGERAKVGGFVYDVDTGLIEQKF; this is encoded by the coding sequence ATGCCCGCGACCCCGTCCGCCCCCGAGGACTTCGCCGACCTGCTGGCAGCCAACAAGACCTTCTCCGAGCGCTTCGAGCTCAGCGGTTTCGACGGCATCGCGCACGCCGGCGTCGCCATCGTGACCTGCATGGACAGCCGGATCGACCCGCTGGGCATGCTCGGCCTGGAGCCCGGGGACGCCAAGATCTTCCGCAACCCCGGTGGGCGCGTCACGTCCGCCGCGCTCGAGGCCCTCGTCCTTGGTGTCCACCTGCTCAAGGTCGAGCGGATCCTCGTCATCCCGCACACCCGGTGCGCCATGGGTAGCGCCACGGAGGACGAGTTCCGCGCGAAGGTCGGTGCCTCCGCGGGCCAGGACGCCTCGTGGCAGGGCTTCCACGTCGTGCACGACCAGGTCGACGCGCTGCGTCAGGACGTCGCCGCCGTGCGGACCCACCCGCTCATCGGCGAGCGCGCCAAGGTCGGCGGCTTCGTCTACGACGTCGACACCGGCCTGATCGAGCAGAAGTTCTGA